The following proteins come from a genomic window of Iamia sp. SCSIO 61187:
- a CDS encoding Fur family transcriptional regulator — MPAAPPPTLHDLDVEVARRVRGAGQRYTANRQALVRILAQADRPLTTAEVVGRGRGLPQSSVYRNLSVLEGAGVVQRIAGGDEFTRFELAEDLAGHHHHLICTDCGIVADFTVPGPVEQRLESALVEAAAAAGFRAEQHRLDLVGRCSDCTPR; from the coding sequence GTGCCCGCCGCCCCTCCGCCCACGCTCCACGACCTCGACGTCGAGGTGGCCCGGCGCGTCCGGGGGGCCGGCCAGCGCTACACCGCCAACCGCCAGGCCCTCGTCCGGATCCTGGCCCAGGCCGATCGGCCCCTGACCACCGCCGAGGTGGTTGGTCGGGGTCGGGGGCTGCCCCAGAGCTCGGTGTACCGGAACCTCAGCGTCCTGGAGGGGGCGGGGGTCGTCCAGCGGATCGCCGGGGGCGACGAGTTCACCCGCTTCGAGCTGGCCGAGGACCTCGCCGGCCACCACCACCACCTGATCTGCACCGACTGCGGGATCGTCGCCGACTTCACCGTGCCCGGCCCGGTCGAGCAGCGGCTCGAGTCGGCCCTGGTCGAGGCGGCGGCCGCCGCCGGGTTCCGGGCCGAGCAGCACCGCCTGGACCTGGTGGGCCGCTGCTCGGACTGCACCCCTCGATGA
- a CDS encoding peptide chain release factor 3, with the protein MTVLTPGERASDAVTEAARRRTFAIISHPDAGKTTLTEKFLLYGGALTTGAGAVKAREGRKAVTSDWMEMERQRGISITSTVLQFPYRDHVINLLDTPGHRDFSEDTYRVLAAADAAVMVLDAAKGIEPQTLKLFEVCRERELPLLTFINKWDRPGRDALELIDEVEQRIGVMPTPVTWPVGIPGDFRGVVDRRTGRYVRFTRVARGATEAPEEILDADDAAAREGDAWTQASDELSLLSEIRADHDDELFRAGETSPTFFGSALTNFGVRLLLDAVVDLAPSPAPRVDEDGKARPLDAPFSGLVFKVQSNMDKSHRDRIAYLRVSSGRFERGVVVTHARTHKPFATKYAHSVFGQERETIEVAWPGDVVGLVNATDVRVGDTLYLDEHVAYPTIPSFAPEQFSVVRVRDTSKAKQFRKGVAQLDEEGVVQVLRDPAFGDMAPILAAVGPMQFEVAVHRLETEFGAPVELSPTAYTVARVTDEESSAALRGMRGVTVLERADGTRLALFESKFWLDRVAAEQPDLRLDPLVGARLAG; encoded by the coding sequence ATGACCGTCCTCACCCCTGGCGAGCGAGCGAGCGACGCCGTCACCGAGGCGGCCCGGCGTCGCACCTTCGCCATCATCAGCCACCCCGACGCCGGCAAGACCACCCTCACCGAGAAGTTCCTGCTCTACGGCGGGGCCCTCACCACCGGCGCCGGCGCGGTGAAGGCCCGCGAGGGCCGCAAGGCGGTGACCTCCGACTGGATGGAGATGGAGCGCCAGCGCGGCATCTCCATCACCAGCACCGTCCTGCAGTTCCCGTACCGCGACCACGTGATCAACCTGCTCGACACCCCCGGGCACCGCGACTTCTCCGAGGACACCTACCGGGTGCTCGCCGCCGCCGACGCCGCGGTGATGGTCCTCGACGCGGCCAAGGGCATCGAGCCCCAGACGCTCAAGCTGTTCGAGGTCTGCCGCGAGCGTGAGCTGCCGCTGCTCACCTTCATCAACAAGTGGGACCGGCCCGGCCGCGACGCCCTGGAGCTGATCGACGAGGTCGAGCAGCGCATCGGCGTCATGCCCACCCCGGTCACCTGGCCGGTCGGCATCCCCGGGGACTTCCGGGGCGTCGTCGACCGCCGGACCGGGCGCTACGTCCGCTTCACCCGGGTCGCCCGGGGCGCGACCGAGGCGCCCGAGGAGATCCTCGACGCCGATGACGCCGCCGCCCGCGAGGGCGACGCGTGGACCCAGGCGTCCGACGAGCTGTCGCTGCTGTCGGAGATCCGCGCCGACCACGACGACGAGCTGTTCCGGGCGGGGGAGACCTCGCCGACCTTCTTCGGCTCGGCCCTCACCAACTTCGGCGTGCGTCTCCTCCTCGATGCCGTCGTCGACCTGGCCCCGTCGCCGGCGCCGCGGGTCGACGAGGACGGCAAGGCCCGCCCGCTGGACGCACCCTTCTCCGGCCTCGTGTTCAAGGTCCAGTCCAACATGGACAAGTCGCACCGCGACCGCATCGCCTACCTGCGGGTGTCGTCGGGGCGGTTCGAGCGGGGGGTCGTCGTCACCCACGCCCGCACCCACAAGCCGTTCGCCACCAAGTACGCCCACTCGGTGTTCGGCCAGGAGCGCGAGACCATCGAGGTGGCCTGGCCCGGCGACGTCGTCGGCCTGGTGAACGCCACCGACGTCCGGGTCGGCGACACGCTCTACCTCGACGAGCACGTCGCCTACCCGACCATCCCGTCGTTCGCCCCCGAGCAGTTCTCGGTCGTGCGGGTGCGCGACACGAGCAAGGCCAAGCAGTTCCGCAAGGGGGTCGCCCAGCTCGACGAGGAGGGCGTCGTCCAGGTGCTGCGCGACCCCGCCTTCGGCGACATGGCGCCGATCCTCGCTGCCGTCGGGCCCATGCAGTTCGAGGTCGCCGTGCACCGGCTCGAGACCGAGTTCGGGGCGCCCGTCGAGCTCAGCCCCACCGCCTACACGGTCGCCCGCGTCACCGACGAGGAGAGCTCGGCCGCCCTCCGGGGCATGCGCGGCGTCACCGTGCTGGAGCGGGCCGACGGCACCCGCCTCGCCCTGTTCGAGAGCAAGTTCTGGCTCGACCGCGTCGCCGCCGAGCAACCCGACCTCCGTCTCGACCCGCTCGTGGGGGCGCGGCTGGCTGGCTAG
- a CDS encoding DUF1003 domain-containing protein, which produces MARRPSDLSRPRRRLEWTGFYDPDAFGRFSETIARFLGTGRFLMGQTILVVIWIVLNLALVRYRWDPYPFILLNLAFSTQAAYAAPLILLAQNRQDDRDRRQAELDRQVNNRTQADTEYLARELASVRIALGDVVTTSDLRDAVDRMATALERIETRLADLEPNPPTD; this is translated from the coding sequence GTGGCCCGCCGCCCCTCCGACCTCTCGCGGCCTCGGCGGCGCCTGGAGTGGACCGGGTTCTACGACCCGGATGCCTTCGGCCGCTTCTCCGAGACCATCGCCCGGTTCCTCGGGACCGGCCGGTTCCTCATGGGCCAGACGATCCTCGTCGTCATCTGGATCGTCCTCAACCTGGCCCTGGTCCGGTACCGGTGGGACCCGTATCCGTTCATCCTCTTGAACCTGGCCTTCTCCACCCAGGCGGCCTACGCCGCCCCGCTGATCCTCCTGGCCCAGAACCGCCAGGACGACCGCGACCGCCGCCAAGCCGAGCTCGACCGGCAGGTGAACAACCGCACCCAGGCCGACACCGAGTACCTGGCCCGCGAGCTGGCCTCGGTGCGCATCGCCCTGGGCGACGTCGTCACCACGTCCGACCTCCGCGACGCCGTCGACCGGATGGCCACCGCCCTGGAGCGCATCGAGACCCGGCTCGCCGACCTCGAGCCAAACCCCCCCACCGACTGA
- a CDS encoding magnesium transporter MgtE N-terminal domain-containing protein — MPGPIFVSRLVRLPLLDADGHAIGRVADVVTVPSGDEPARVLGLVVAVDRRKIFVNEARIGSIDPTGVRLRSGMIDVQPFRQRPGEKLAMGDIRGTRIGDAYIVDISIEESARTGFWFVVAVALGGRGPLRRRSTHVVEWGDVADQFDAGPEYAEVAELRNMHQSDVAERIRSLPHAKRRRLAELMEDDRLADLLEELPEDEQIRLLEGLDLERAAHVIEEMEPDDAADLLGELPEPERQRLLEAMEPEESTPIRRLLAYDDDTAGGLMTPEPVVLGAATTVAEALATVRAPDLPMELAAQVFVVRPPTSVPTGRFIGTVPFQRLLREPPATRLEDCAHEDPEPVPPSMPLRDVAERLATYDVIAVPVCDAANRLVGAVTVDDVLDHVLPPDWRRRRRYAAGEGA, encoded by the coding sequence GTGCCCGGTCCGATCTTCGTCTCCCGTCTGGTGCGGCTCCCGCTGCTCGACGCCGACGGGCACGCCATCGGCCGCGTTGCCGACGTGGTCACCGTCCCCTCCGGGGACGAGCCGGCCCGGGTGCTGGGCCTCGTGGTGGCCGTCGACCGGCGGAAGATCTTCGTCAACGAGGCCCGCATCGGGTCGATCGACCCCACCGGGGTCCGCCTGCGCTCGGGGATGATCGACGTCCAGCCGTTCCGCCAGCGGCCGGGCGAGAAGCTGGCCATGGGCGACATCCGCGGCACCCGCATCGGCGACGCCTACATCGTCGACATCTCGATCGAGGAGTCGGCGCGCACGGGCTTCTGGTTCGTCGTCGCCGTCGCCCTGGGCGGGCGCGGCCCCCTGCGCCGGAGGAGCACCCACGTCGTGGAGTGGGGCGACGTGGCCGACCAGTTCGACGCCGGGCCCGAGTACGCCGAGGTGGCCGAGCTCCGCAACATGCACCAGTCCGACGTGGCCGAGCGGATCCGGAGCCTGCCCCACGCCAAGCGGCGCCGGCTGGCCGAGCTGATGGAGGACGACCGCCTGGCCGACCTGCTGGAGGAGCTGCCCGAGGACGAGCAGATCCGCCTCCTCGAGGGTCTGGACCTCGAGCGGGCCGCCCACGTCATCGAGGAGATGGAGCCCGACGACGCCGCCGACCTGCTGGGCGAGCTGCCCGAGCCCGAGCGCCAGCGGCTGCTCGAGGCCATGGAGCCGGAGGAGTCGACGCCGATCCGGCGGCTGCTGGCCTACGACGACGACACCGCCGGCGGGCTCATGACCCCGGAGCCGGTGGTGCTGGGGGCGGCGACGACCGTGGCCGAGGCGCTGGCGACGGTGCGGGCGCCCGACCTGCCCATGGAGCTGGCGGCCCAGGTCTTCGTGGTCCGCCCGCCGACCTCGGTGCCGACGGGCCGGTTCATCGGGACCGTGCCCTTCCAGCGGCTCCTGCGCGAGCCGCCGGCCACCCGGCTGGAGGACTGCGCCCACGAGGACCCCGAGCCGGTCCCGCCGTCGATGCCGCTGCGCGACGTGGCCGAGCGGCTGGCGACCTACGACGTCATCGCCGTCCCGGTGTGCGACGCGGCGAACCGCCTCGTCGGCGCCGTGACCGTCGACGACGTCCTCGACCACGTCCTGCCGCCCGACTGGCGCCGCCGCCGCCGCTACGCCGCCGGCGAGGGGGCCTGA
- a CDS encoding bifunctional diguanylate cyclase/phosphodiesterase: MRSPVTWTSWRQNGWVVALVAGLVVSVAGALTLGPTANGLLQQILGWASVSIGITIARRSEGMVRRTWWCFALASSAFLIGGLARTVHGLLIDVERPFPSPAEAALVVGHILLITGSILLGHLRSPDRDRAAIIDGALIAAGIETVVWVALLWPYVNDATIPAAARGMNVFYAILTTALLASIARLAVGPGARTTSYRLLAVAVGLIFAQDLAVTVEAAGGPEARLGRALAPFIFVFFGAAALHPHLSRITEAADTLHVKLTWQRVALLVGALLINPAMLAVQEVLGNEPAVAVHIVSSVIISGLVLARLTYLLRSHERATLIEQGLRRANALLAVAPGRSEMVRALVEAVTELAGRSNGVRAAVVVADGTHLLVKGSSGPGAGLVAGGRLPVSDVAWWTRLGDDPIEVEDRPIDAPHRASAPIRTSYVVPLGISQTERHVLIVTSTDPLPVVLRGAIESLAATASLALETAELSEALQRSRIERRFQALVENSSDLIVTVDADRTISFVSPACRRLLGRDEASLLGAPARDLPVADDVALLEDLLAQADGATFSLPVEIRLRHADGSPRWFEVAARDLSFEPEVDGFVLNCREVSDRKDAELRLFRSEARFRALVQNVGDVVAVIDDWGRFTYVSPAVTPLLGYRSEQLLDTPATAIVVADQRREAQEMLLGALRGAADRSTPQSIELRALALDGSVRTLDVTVSDLRHDPAVHGIVLNARDVTVRKQLESTLRHQAHHDALTGLANRTRFGELVEVTSAEGNGSACVLFVDLDDFKTVNDSLGHAVGDELLIAVAGRLTASLPTGATAARLGGDEFAVLVRPTDDDLGPVGVALRLLHELRVPFDVNGWEIVVTASIGIAAIGDEGTTAEVVLRNADMAMYLAKERGKDRVELFEEAMHVTAFERLELKADLARAITSGQLALVYQPVVSLETGRITGAEALVRWDHPRRGRLSPDAFIGIAEETGLIVQLGQWVLEEACQQLRTWQLTLPSDAALSMSVNLSVRQLEQASIVDAVRDVVDQFALDPKTLTLEITETVVIEHMEDDRSRLTALKNLGVQLALDDFGTGYSSLRYADDLPVDVLKVDRSFVSGITDDEATPVLEAIVALGRRLGVHTVAEGIENPNQITALKSVGCDLGQGYWFSPPVAPEAFADLLTRNLSSGGFDTSGQTDEANRDS; the protein is encoded by the coding sequence ATGAGATCACCTGTGACGTGGACGTCGTGGCGCCAGAACGGGTGGGTCGTCGCCCTGGTCGCGGGCCTCGTGGTGTCGGTGGCAGGGGCTCTCACCCTGGGACCGACGGCGAACGGGCTCCTCCAGCAGATCCTGGGCTGGGCCTCGGTGTCCATCGGCATCACGATCGCTCGGCGCAGCGAGGGGATGGTCCGCCGGACCTGGTGGTGCTTCGCCCTGGCCAGCTCGGCGTTCCTGATCGGCGGCCTGGCCCGGACCGTGCACGGGCTGCTCATCGACGTGGAGCGCCCCTTCCCCTCACCGGCCGAGGCCGCCCTCGTCGTGGGGCACATCCTGCTGATCACCGGGAGCATCCTCCTCGGTCACCTCCGCTCACCCGATCGTGATCGGGCCGCCATCATCGACGGCGCGCTGATCGCCGCCGGGATCGAGACGGTGGTCTGGGTCGCCCTGCTGTGGCCCTATGTGAACGACGCCACCATCCCCGCGGCCGCCCGAGGGATGAACGTCTTCTACGCCATCTTGACCACAGCCCTGCTGGCGAGCATCGCCCGCCTCGCAGTGGGCCCCGGGGCCCGGACGACCAGCTACCGGCTGCTCGCCGTGGCCGTCGGGCTGATCTTCGCCCAGGACCTGGCCGTCACTGTCGAGGCCGCCGGCGGCCCCGAGGCCCGGCTGGGCCGGGCCCTGGCTCCGTTCATCTTCGTCTTCTTCGGGGCCGCCGCCCTCCACCCTCACCTGAGCCGCATCACCGAGGCGGCCGACACCCTCCACGTCAAGCTCACCTGGCAGCGCGTGGCCCTGCTCGTGGGGGCGCTCCTCATCAACCCGGCGATGCTCGCCGTGCAGGAGGTGCTGGGCAACGAGCCGGCCGTCGCCGTCCACATCGTCAGCTCCGTCATCATCTCCGGCCTGGTCCTCGCCCGGCTCACCTACCTGCTCCGCAGTCACGAGCGGGCGACGCTCATCGAGCAGGGGCTGCGTCGAGCCAACGCACTGCTCGCCGTCGCCCCCGGACGGTCCGAGATGGTCCGCGCCCTCGTCGAGGCGGTCACCGAGCTGGCCGGCCGCTCCAACGGAGTCCGCGCGGCGGTCGTCGTCGCTGACGGTACGCACCTCCTGGTGAAGGGCTCCTCGGGTCCCGGCGCCGGTCTGGTGGCCGGTGGTCGCCTGCCAGTCTCCGACGTGGCCTGGTGGACCCGCCTGGGGGACGACCCCATCGAGGTCGAGGACAGGCCGATCGACGCCCCGCACCGGGCCTCGGCTCCGATCCGCACCTCCTACGTCGTCCCCCTCGGCATCTCCCAGACCGAACGCCACGTCCTCATCGTGACCTCGACCGACCCGCTGCCGGTCGTCCTCCGCGGCGCCATCGAGTCGCTCGCCGCCACCGCCTCGCTAGCGCTCGAGACGGCGGAGCTGTCCGAGGCCCTCCAGCGCAGCCGCATCGAGCGTCGGTTCCAGGCCCTGGTGGAGAACTCGTCGGACCTCATCGTCACCGTCGACGCCGACCGCACGATCTCCTTCGTCAGCCCCGCCTGCCGCCGGCTGCTGGGGCGCGACGAGGCGTCCCTGCTCGGCGCCCCCGCCCGGGACCTGCCGGTGGCCGACGACGTCGCCCTGCTCGAGGACCTGCTGGCCCAGGCCGACGGGGCGACCTTCTCCCTGCCGGTCGAGATCCGCCTGCGCCACGCCGACGGGTCACCCCGGTGGTTCGAGGTGGCGGCCCGCGACCTCAGCTTCGAGCCCGAGGTCGACGGCTTCGTCCTCAACTGCCGCGAGGTCAGCGACCGCAAGGACGCCGAGCTTCGGCTCTTCCGCAGCGAGGCCCGGTTCCGGGCGCTCGTCCAGAACGTGGGCGACGTCGTCGCCGTCATCGACGACTGGGGTCGCTTCACCTACGTCTCACCGGCCGTCACGCCGCTGCTGGGCTACCGCTCCGAGCAGCTGCTCGACACCCCCGCCACCGCCATCGTCGTCGCCGACCAGCGGCGGGAGGCCCAGGAAATGCTGCTCGGCGCCCTGCGCGGCGCCGCGGACCGGTCGACGCCGCAGAGCATCGAGCTGCGGGCCCTGGCCCTCGACGGCAGCGTGCGCACCCTGGACGTCACCGTCAGCGACCTGCGCCACGACCCGGCCGTGCACGGCATCGTCCTCAATGCCCGCGACGTCACCGTCCGCAAGCAGCTCGAGTCGACGCTGCGCCACCAGGCCCACCACGACGCCCTCACCGGTCTGGCCAACCGGACCCGGTTCGGCGAGCTGGTCGAGGTCACCTCGGCCGAGGGCAACGGCTCGGCCTGCGTCCTCTTCGTCGACCTCGACGACTTCAAGACCGTCAACGACAGCCTGGGCCACGCCGTGGGCGACGAGCTGCTCATCGCCGTCGCCGGCCGCCTGACCGCCAGCCTCCCGACCGGGGCCACCGCCGCCCGCCTCGGCGGCGACGAGTTCGCCGTCCTGGTCCGACCCACCGACGACGACCTCGGCCCCGTCGGCGTGGCCCTGCGCCTGCTCCACGAGCTCCGCGTCCCCTTCGACGTCAACGGCTGGGAGATCGTGGTCACCGCCTCGATCGGCATCGCCGCCATCGGCGACGAGGGAACGACCGCCGAGGTCGTCCTGCGCAACGCCGACATGGCCATGTACCTCGCCAAGGAGCGGGGCAAGGACCGCGTCGAGCTGTTCGAGGAGGCGATGCACGTCACCGCCTTCGAGCGCCTGGAGCTCAAGGCCGACCTGGCCCGGGCCATCACCTCGGGCCAGCTGGCCCTGGTGTACCAGCCCGTCGTCTCGCTCGAGACCGGCCGCATCACCGGGGCCGAGGCCCTCGTCCGCTGGGACCACCCCCGCCGGGGTCGCCTCTCCCCCGACGCCTTCATCGGCATCGCCGAGGAGACCGGCCTCATCGTCCAGCTGGGCCAGTGGGTGCTCGAGGAGGCATGCCAGCAGCTGCGCACCTGGCAGCTGACCCTGCCCTCCGACGCCGCCCTGTCGATGAGCGTGAACCTGTCGGTCCGCCAGTTGGAGCAGGCCTCGATCGTCGACGCCGTCCGCGACGTCGTCGACCAGTTCGCCCTCGACCCCAAGACCCTCACCCTCGAGATCACCGAGACCGTGGTCATCGAGCACATGGAGGACGACCGCAGCCGCCTCACCGCCCTCAAGAACCTGGGCGTGCAGCTGGCCCTCGACGACTTCGGCACCGGGTACTCATCGCTGCGCTACGCCGACGACCTGCCCGTCGACGTGCTGAAGGTGGACCGCAGCTTCGTGTCCGGCATCACCGACGACGAGGCCACCCCCGTCCTCGAGGCCATCGTGGCCCTGGGTCGGCGCCTCGGCGTCCACACCGTCGCCGAGGGCATCGAGAACCCGAACCAGATCACGGCCCTCAAGAGCGTCGGCTGCGACCTGGGCCAGGGGTACTGGTTCTCGCCGCCGGTGGCCCCGGAGGCGTTCGCCGACCTCCTCACCCGGAACCTGTCCAGCGGCGGGTTCGACACCTCGGGCCAGACCGACGAGGCCAACAGGGACAGCTGA